One genomic window of Luteolibacter flavescens includes the following:
- a CDS encoding CTP synthase, whose amino-acid sequence MKYIFVTGGVVSSLGKGLAAASIGALLEHRGLKTLMQKFDPYLNVDPGTMSPYQHGEVYVLDDGAETDLDLGHYERFTSGVMSRMNNLTSGQVFDAVIKKERKGEYLGKTVQFIPHVTDEIKCRLHAVTDNNPDVDVLITEIGGTVGDMEGLLFVEALRQFALEVGKENVCFIHVTLLPFIKAAGEVKTKPTQQSVAKLRELGIQPDIIICRTEADLDEDNRKKIAMFCNVEKKNVVAFRDVAHTIYECPLDLRRDKIDRLVVDRIGLGHTPSPALDDWEHFVRRVIHPKNKVTIAVAGKYIELQDAYKSIYESLIHAGAHHDTKVNIVRVEAEAIEDHGAKAVIGDVDGILVPGGFGDRGIEGKILAAQYARESNIPYFGICLGMQIATIEFARNVCKLRGANSTEFDKNTPFPVICLQEEQKGVEDMGATMRLGSCESIVFAGTKAADLYSGADRIHERHRHRYEFNSDFQDKLQECGLVISSVSEKEGLVEIVEIPNHPFFLGAQFHPEFQSKPNKPHPLFAGFVKAALDRALAQ is encoded by the coding sequence ATGAAATACATCTTCGTCACCGGCGGTGTCGTCTCGTCCCTCGGCAAAGGTCTCGCCGCCGCCTCCATCGGCGCGCTGCTGGAGCACCGCGGCCTCAAGACGCTGATGCAGAAATTCGACCCGTATCTCAACGTGGACCCGGGCACCATGTCGCCCTACCAGCACGGCGAGGTGTACGTGCTGGATGACGGCGCGGAGACGGACCTGGACCTCGGCCACTACGAGCGCTTCACCTCCGGCGTGATGTCGCGGATGAACAACCTGACCTCGGGCCAAGTCTTCGACGCGGTGATCAAGAAGGAGCGCAAGGGCGAATACCTCGGCAAGACCGTGCAGTTCATCCCGCACGTGACCGACGAGATCAAATGCCGCCTGCACGCGGTGACGGACAACAACCCCGACGTGGACGTGCTGATCACGGAGATCGGCGGCACGGTCGGCGACATGGAGGGCCTGCTCTTCGTGGAGGCGCTGCGCCAGTTCGCCCTCGAGGTGGGCAAGGAGAACGTCTGCTTCATCCACGTGACGCTGCTGCCTTTCATCAAGGCGGCGGGCGAGGTGAAGACGAAGCCGACCCAGCAATCCGTCGCGAAGCTCCGCGAACTCGGCATCCAGCCGGACATCATCATCTGCCGCACCGAAGCGGACCTCGACGAGGACAACCGCAAGAAGATCGCGATGTTCTGCAACGTCGAGAAGAAGAACGTGGTCGCCTTCCGCGACGTGGCCCACACGATCTACGAATGCCCGCTGGACCTGCGCCGCGACAAGATCGACCGCCTCGTAGTGGATCGCATCGGCCTCGGCCATACGCCTTCTCCCGCGCTTGACGACTGGGAGCACTTCGTCCGCCGCGTCATCCACCCGAAGAACAAGGTGACCATCGCGGTCGCGGGCAAATACATCGAGCTGCAGGACGCCTACAAGTCGATCTACGAATCCCTCATCCACGCCGGTGCGCATCACGATACGAAGGTGAACATCGTCCGCGTGGAAGCCGAGGCTATCGAGGACCACGGCGCGAAGGCGGTCATCGGCGATGTCGATGGCATCCTCGTCCCCGGCGGCTTCGGCGACCGCGGCATCGAGGGCAAGATTCTCGCGGCCCAGTATGCCCGAGAGAGCAACATCCCCTACTTCGGCATCTGCCTCGGCATGCAGATCGCTACGATCGAGTTCGCGCGGAATGTCTGCAAGCTTCGTGGTGCGAACTCGACCGAGTTCGACAAGAACACCCCCTTCCCCGTCATCTGCCTGCAGGAAGAGCAGAAGGGCGTGGAAGACATGGGGGCCACCATGCGCCTCGGTTCATGCGAGAGCATCGTCTTCGCAGGAACGAAGGCGGCGGACCTCTACAGCGGCGCGGACCGCATTCACGAGCGTCATCGCCACCGCTACGAGTTCAACTCCGACTTCCAGGACAAGCTGCAGGAATGCGGACTCGTCATCTCGTCGGTCTCCGAGAAAGAAGGCCTCGTCGAGATCGTCGAGATCCCAAACCATCCGTTCTTCCTCGGTGCGCAGTTCCACCCGGAATTCCAGTCCAAGCCGAACAAGCCGCATCCGCTCTTCGCGGGCTTCGTGAAGGCGGCGCTGGATCGCGCGCTCGCCCAGTGA